From a region of the Corallococcus coralloides DSM 2259 genome:
- the fdh gene encoding formate dehydrogenase: MKGWPVLRQFARGDSRALGDTAMSARSRSLAPRTKTADAVVKSICPYCAVGCGQEVHVRDGRILDIEGDPHSPISRGRLCPKGAATFQLVTGTQRVQQVLYRRPGGTEWEPIPLEEAMTQVAERVKRTRDATFEVTDAQGRWVNRTLGLAHLGGATLDNEENYLLKKLFSALGVVQVENQARIUHASTVPGLGITFGRGGATTFQQDLQHSDCILIQGSNMAECHPVGFQWVMEAKARGAKVIHVDPRYTRTSAVADVYAPIRVGTDIAFLGGLIHYVLEHERYFRDYVVQYTNAATLIREGFQDTEDLEGLFSGYQPKDNRYDIHTWQYQGAAGAIPAAGHKELTDEPGAGGGGHDHRVDVHDEHRDETLQHPRCVFQLLKRHFSRYTPKVVSQVCGVDEALFLQVAQTLCDNSNPERTSAFCYAVGWTQHSVGVQYIRTAAILQLLLGNIGRPGGGILALRGHASIQGSTDIPTLYNLLPGYLPMPHAHATTEGLEHYIRNNKSGSGWWSEFPKYAVSLLKAWFGDKATKDNDYLFHHLPRLTGNHSHMQTVADMADGKLQGYFVMGENPAVGSMNGALQRKGLRQLDWLVVRDFTLIETAEFWRTAPEVQSGQVRPEDIQTEVFFFPAAAHTEKDGTFTNTQRLLQWHHKAVEPAGDTRSELHFTYHLGRKLRELYADSTDPKDAPLLDLTWDYPTHGPYAEPSAEAVLKEINGYTVADGKPVDGFTALKDDGSTVCGCWIYSGCFKDGVNQTARRKPGQEQTWVAPEWGWAWPANRRILYNRASADANGKPWSERKRYVWWDAGEKKWTGEDVPDFIADRPPEYRPPEGATGLATIAGNDPFLLQADGKGWLFAPSGMMDGPLPTHYEPMESVVPNPLYAQQCSPTREEWKRKDNPYHRAWGDPRYPYLVTTYRLTEHHTAGGMSRWLSWLSELQPEMFCEISPELAREKGLNNGDWCTIATARGDLECRALVTERIRPLKVKGRRVHQIGLPYHWGVTGRVRGEGANELTAFVADQNVDIQESKAFTADLRVGRMRSGERAAAGAAPPALTVPEVPRDVTPHTDHTEAQEPEGKG, encoded by the coding sequence ATGAAGGGTTGGCCCGTGCTGCGGCAGTTCGCGCGGGGAGACAGCCGGGCCCTGGGCGATACGGCGATGTCGGCGCGAAGCCGCTCGCTGGCGCCGCGCACGAAGACCGCTGATGCGGTCGTGAAGTCCATCTGTCCGTACTGCGCGGTGGGCTGCGGGCAGGAGGTGCACGTGCGTGACGGGCGCATCCTCGACATCGAGGGTGACCCGCATTCCCCCATCTCGCGCGGACGGCTGTGTCCCAAGGGCGCCGCGACCTTCCAGCTGGTCACGGGAACGCAACGCGTGCAGCAGGTCCTCTACCGCCGCCCTGGCGGTACGGAGTGGGAGCCCATTCCGCTGGAAGAGGCGATGACCCAGGTGGCCGAGCGCGTGAAGCGCACGCGCGACGCGACGTTCGAGGTGACGGACGCGCAGGGCCGGTGGGTGAACCGGACGCTGGGGCTGGCGCACCTGGGTGGGGCGACGCTGGACAACGAGGAGAACTACCTCCTCAAGAAGCTCTTCAGCGCGCTGGGCGTCGTGCAGGTGGAGAACCAGGCTCGAATATGACACGCGTCCACGGTGCCCGGTCTGGGCATCACGTTCGGCCGCGGTGGAGCCACGACGTTCCAGCAGGACCTGCAGCACTCGGACTGCATCCTCATCCAGGGGTCCAACATGGCCGAGTGCCATCCGGTGGGCTTCCAGTGGGTGATGGAGGCGAAGGCCCGGGGCGCGAAGGTCATCCACGTGGACCCGCGCTACACGCGCACCAGCGCGGTGGCGGACGTGTACGCGCCCATCCGCGTGGGCACGGACATCGCGTTCCTGGGCGGGCTCATCCACTACGTGCTGGAGCACGAGCGGTACTTCCGTGACTACGTGGTGCAGTACACCAACGCGGCCACGCTCATCCGCGAGGGCTTCCAGGACACGGAGGACCTGGAGGGGCTCTTCAGCGGCTACCAGCCGAAGGACAACCGCTACGACATCCACACCTGGCAGTACCAGGGCGCGGCGGGCGCCATCCCCGCGGCGGGCCACAAGGAGCTGACGGACGAGCCGGGCGCGGGCGGCGGCGGGCACGACCACCGCGTGGACGTGCACGACGAGCACCGCGACGAGACGCTCCAGCATCCCCGGTGCGTGTTCCAGCTCTTGAAGCGCCACTTCTCCCGCTACACGCCGAAGGTGGTGTCGCAGGTGTGCGGCGTGGACGAGGCGCTGTTCCTCCAGGTGGCCCAAACGCTGTGTGACAACTCCAACCCGGAGCGCACCAGCGCGTTCTGCTACGCGGTGGGGTGGACGCAGCACTCGGTGGGCGTGCAGTACATCCGCACGGCGGCCATCCTCCAGCTCTTGCTGGGCAACATCGGCCGGCCCGGCGGCGGCATCCTCGCGCTGCGCGGGCACGCGTCCATCCAGGGCTCCACGGACATCCCCACGCTCTACAACCTGCTGCCGGGCTACCTGCCCATGCCGCACGCGCATGCCACGACGGAGGGGCTGGAGCACTACATCCGGAACAACAAGTCCGGCAGCGGCTGGTGGTCGGAGTTCCCCAAGTACGCGGTGTCGCTGCTCAAGGCGTGGTTCGGGGACAAGGCCACGAAGGACAACGACTACCTGTTCCACCACCTGCCCCGGCTGACGGGCAATCACTCGCACATGCAGACGGTGGCGGACATGGCGGACGGGAAGCTCCAGGGCTACTTCGTCATGGGGGAGAACCCCGCCGTGGGCAGCATGAACGGGGCGCTCCAGCGCAAGGGCCTGCGCCAGCTGGACTGGCTGGTGGTGCGCGACTTCACGCTCATCGAGACGGCGGAGTTCTGGCGCACGGCGCCGGAGGTCCAGTCCGGGCAGGTGCGGCCAGAGGACATCCAGACCGAGGTGTTCTTCTTCCCGGCCGCCGCGCACACGGAGAAGGACGGCACGTTCACCAACACGCAGCGGCTGCTGCAATGGCATCACAAGGCGGTGGAGCCGGCGGGGGACACGCGCAGCGAGCTGCACTTCACCTATCATCTGGGGCGCAAGCTGCGGGAACTCTACGCGGACTCCACGGACCCGAAGGACGCGCCGCTCCTGGATTTGACGTGGGACTACCCCACGCACGGGCCGTACGCGGAGCCCTCCGCGGAGGCGGTGCTGAAGGAGATCAACGGCTACACGGTGGCGGATGGGAAGCCGGTGGACGGCTTCACGGCGCTGAAGGACGACGGCTCCACGGTGTGCGGCTGCTGGATCTACTCGGGCTGCTTCAAGGACGGCGTGAACCAGACGGCGCGGCGCAAGCCGGGGCAGGAGCAGACGTGGGTGGCGCCGGAGTGGGGCTGGGCGTGGCCCGCCAACCGGCGCATCCTCTACAACCGCGCGTCAGCGGACGCGAACGGCAAGCCCTGGAGCGAGCGCAAGCGCTACGTGTGGTGGGACGCGGGCGAGAAGAAGTGGACCGGCGAGGACGTGCCGGACTTCATCGCGGACCGGCCGCCGGAGTACCGGCCGCCCGAGGGCGCGACGGGGCTGGCGACCATCGCCGGCAATGATCCGTTCCTCCTGCAGGCGGACGGCAAGGGCTGGCTCTTCGCGCCCAGCGGGATGATGGACGGGCCGCTGCCCACGCACTACGAGCCCATGGAGTCGGTGGTGCCCAACCCGCTCTACGCGCAGCAGTGCAGCCCCACGCGCGAGGAGTGGAAGCGCAAGGACAACCCCTATCACCGGGCCTGGGGCGACCCGCGCTATCCGTACCTGGTCACGACCTACCGGCTCACCGAGCACCACACCGCGGGCGGAATGTCGCGCTGGCTGTCCTGGCTGAGCGAGCTGCAGCCGGAGATGTTCTGCGAGATCTCCCCGGAGCTGGCGCGCGAGAAGGGGCTGAACAACGGGGACTGGTGCACCATCGCCACGGCGCGAGGGGATCTGGAGTGCCGGGCGCTCGTCACGGAGCGCATCCGCCCGCTGAAGGTGAAGGGAAGGCGGGTGCACCAGATTGGCCTGCCGTACCACTGGGGCGTCACGGGACGCGTGCGCGGCGAGGGGGCCAACGAGCTGACGGCGTTCGTGGCGGATCAGAACGTGGACATCCAGGAGTCGAAGGCGTTCACGGCGGACCTGCGGGTGGGGCGGATGCGCTCGGGGGAGCGGGCCGCGGCGGGAGCGGCGCCGCCCGCGCTGACGGTGCCGGAGGTGCCGCGCGACGTGACGCCCCACACGGACCACACGGAAGCGCAGGAACCCGAGGGGAAGGGATAG
- a CDS encoding 4Fe-4S dicluster domain-containing protein → MGSRKGFFTDTTLCIGCKACEVACKQWNQLPDDGFHFTGMSYDQTEHLGASTWRHVAFVERPVPLQGQTSGAGDFSWLMMSDVCKHCQRAGCLEACPTGAIVRTEFDTVYVQPDVCNGCGYCVSACPFGVIDRREDDGRAWKCTLCYDRIGDDQTPACAKACPTASIQYGDLDELHARAESRVRDLHQRGMTDAYLYGKDAENQPGTGGLNAFFLLLDKPEVYNLPPDPVVPTKKALRSWASVAMGAVGMVAVALGAVAFGREGRG, encoded by the coding sequence ATGGGGAGCCGCAAGGGGTTCTTCACGGACACGACGCTCTGCATCGGCTGCAAGGCGTGCGAGGTCGCGTGCAAGCAGTGGAACCAGCTTCCGGACGACGGCTTCCACTTCACGGGGATGTCCTACGACCAGACGGAACACCTGGGCGCATCGACGTGGCGGCATGTGGCGTTCGTGGAGCGGCCGGTGCCGTTGCAGGGGCAGACGTCGGGCGCGGGGGACTTCTCGTGGCTGATGATGTCGGACGTGTGCAAGCACTGCCAGCGCGCGGGGTGCCTGGAGGCGTGTCCCACGGGCGCCATCGTGCGCACGGAGTTCGACACGGTCTATGTGCAGCCGGACGTGTGCAACGGCTGCGGCTACTGCGTGTCGGCGTGTCCGTTCGGAGTGATTGACCGGCGCGAGGACGACGGGCGCGCGTGGAAGTGCACGCTCTGTTACGACCGAATCGGCGACGACCAGACGCCCGCGTGCGCGAAGGCGTGTCCCACGGCGTCCATCCAGTACGGCGACCTGGATGAGCTGCACGCGCGAGCGGAGTCGCGGGTGCGCGACCTGCATCAACGGGGCATGACGGACGCGTACCTGTACGGGAAGGACGCGGAGAACCAGCCGGGCACGGGTGGGCTCAACGCGTTCTTCCTGCTGCTGGACAAGCCGGAGGTCTACAACCTGCCGCCCGACCCGGTGGTGCCGACGAAGAAGGCACTGCGGTCGTGGGCCTCGGTGGCGATGGGCGCGGTGGGCATGGTGGCGGTGGCGCTGGGCGCGGTGGCGTTCGGCCGGGAGGGGCGCGGATGA
- the nrfD gene encoding NrfD/PsrC family molybdoenzyme membrane anchor subunit, which translates to MSDDTLLDRLQRKADGRNIDPRAGILEGEGSQQKVKDPEPARRGMDVLPTVPSRSGPDSAEAPSYYGMPVLKEPLWIWTVPAYFYVGGVAGAASVLGVTLEYLGGRRLERLAGRCHALATAGDIVSAGLLIHDLGRPSRFLNMLRVFRPTSPMSVGSWVLAGSGAVNTAAFVLRRMPGMLGGVGRAAGVMGAVLGLPLAGYTAVLVSNTAVPLWQQVGRTLPLFFMSSATASAGSLLSLFPHTDAEERVLRRFRIAGKVAELFTREAVELEARQVVEVGKPLRTGASGALWMLSRTCSMAGLVMDVLPGRARWKQVTADVLSTVGAVAARYAVIQAGKTSARNPQATFQGQRQGLGAAQVEGNTEASDGKPLSFPLPVLGQGSAPRAGLPYARFMAT; encoded by the coding sequence ATGAGCGACGACACGCTGTTGGATCGGCTCCAGCGCAAGGCGGACGGGCGGAACATCGACCCGCGCGCGGGCATCCTGGAGGGCGAGGGTTCCCAGCAGAAGGTGAAGGACCCGGAGCCCGCGCGGAGGGGGATGGACGTGCTGCCCACGGTGCCGTCGCGGTCCGGGCCGGACAGCGCGGAGGCGCCGAGCTACTACGGAATGCCGGTGTTGAAGGAGCCGCTGTGGATCTGGACGGTCCCGGCGTACTTCTACGTGGGCGGAGTGGCGGGCGCGGCGAGCGTGCTCGGCGTGACGCTGGAGTATCTGGGGGGACGTCGGCTGGAGCGGCTGGCGGGGCGCTGTCACGCGCTGGCTACGGCGGGGGACATCGTGAGCGCGGGGCTGTTGATCCACGACCTGGGCCGACCGTCGCGCTTCCTGAACATGCTGCGCGTGTTCCGGCCCACGTCCCCCATGAGCGTAGGGTCGTGGGTGCTGGCCGGTTCGGGCGCGGTGAATACGGCGGCGTTCGTGCTGCGACGGATGCCCGGGATGCTGGGCGGAGTGGGACGCGCGGCGGGCGTGATGGGCGCGGTGTTGGGGTTGCCGCTCGCGGGCTACACGGCGGTGCTGGTGAGCAACACGGCGGTGCCCCTGTGGCAGCAAGTGGGGCGCACGCTGCCGCTGTTCTTCATGAGCTCCGCGACGGCGAGCGCGGGGAGCCTGTTGTCGCTGTTCCCGCACACGGACGCGGAGGAGCGAGTGCTGCGCCGCTTCCGCATCGCGGGAAAGGTGGCGGAGCTGTTCACGCGCGAGGCGGTGGAGCTGGAAGCGCGGCAGGTGGTGGAGGTGGGCAAGCCGCTGCGCACGGGAGCGTCAGGAGCGCTGTGGATGCTGTCCCGGACGTGCTCCATGGCCGGACTGGTGATGGACGTGCTGCCGGGACGAGCGAGGTGGAAGCAGGTGACCGCGGATGTGCTGTCCACGGTGGGAGCAGTGGCCGCGCGATATGCCGTCATCCAGGCGGGCAAGACCTCCGCGAGGAATCCGCAGGCCACGTTCCAGGGACAGCGCCAGGGACTGGGTGCCGCACAGGTGGAAGGGAACACGGAGGCATCGGACGGAAAGCCCCTGAGCTTCCCGTTGCCCGTGCTGGGCCAGGGCTCGGCACCACGGGCGGGCCTGCCCTACGCGCGGTTCATGGCAACGTGA
- the mobA gene encoding molybdenum cofactor guanylyltransferase, with amino-acid sequence MDGSATFPDVTLAILAGGQGTRLGGVAKGLLSVEGLTTLERLRAFGSHFEDTLLVANVSQPYERFGIRTVADAVKGKGAPGGVHAALGAARTPWVFAVACDMPFVTEAAARVVLDARSGDVDAVCIERDGRWEPLFAAYRTELVSRWGEALVEDPSLRQLLMRFRTRTLSVEALRAVDPELRALANVNTPEDLVRYGVTLP; translated from the coding sequence ATGGACGGATCCGCGACCTTTCCCGACGTGACGCTGGCCATCCTGGCAGGGGGGCAGGGGACCCGGTTGGGAGGCGTGGCCAAGGGGCTGCTGAGCGTGGAAGGGCTCACAACCTTGGAACGGCTGCGGGCGTTCGGGTCGCATTTCGAGGACACGCTGTTGGTGGCGAATGTTTCGCAGCCGTACGAGCGCTTCGGGATCCGCACGGTGGCGGACGCCGTGAAGGGCAAGGGAGCGCCGGGAGGGGTCCATGCGGCCCTGGGGGCAGCCCGCACGCCGTGGGTGTTCGCGGTGGCATGCGACATGCCGTTCGTGACGGAGGCCGCGGCGCGAGTGGTGCTGGACGCGCGGAGTGGGGACGTGGACGCGGTGTGCATCGAGCGGGACGGACGGTGGGAGCCGTTGTTCGCGGCCTATCGTACGGAGCTGGTGTCACGCTGGGGTGAAGCGTTGGTGGAGGATCCGTCTCTGCGGCAGCTGCTGATGCGGTTCCGAACGCGGACCTTGTCCGTGGAAGCATTGCGCGCGGTGGATCCGGAGCTGCGTGCCCTGGCGAACGTGAACACGCCGGAGGACCTGGTTCGCTATGGCGTCACGTTGCCATGA
- the glp gene encoding gephyrin-like molybdotransferase Glp encodes MPLTPLPAARLAALDAIVPAAPARLPLMEAHGRFLAAGIVASRALPGCDNSAMDGWAVRAEETRGANRDRPARLRIVDTVYAGHLPRRALQPGEAARVFTGAPLSPGADAVVRQEAARPTDDGTHVDLFVSVDPGHDLRRAGEEVMPGTPLFPAGQRVDATVLGVLASLGEATALVRPAPRVAVIATGDELVPPGQPAAPHQVFESNRLLVAALAREAGADITQLARSRDDEAELHARLEQLAPQVDVLITTGGASVGDKDCVKRVLTRMGARFLVDGVALKPGKPVAVARLGSTAVVVLPGNPGAATVAFDQFARPLLFKHQGVIEQRRVTRARLSEPRHKQAGLTYLVTVAALETREDGAEPWARLRPQGAGQILQNVAARGWAVLPAGRADFAQGDSVDVQHFDSPDFHAVEAA; translated from the coding sequence ATGCCGCTGACTCCCCTCCCCGCCGCGCGACTGGCCGCGCTCGATGCCATCGTGCCCGCGGCTCCCGCTCGACTTCCCTTGATGGAAGCCCATGGCCGGTTCCTCGCCGCTGGCATCGTCGCGTCACGCGCGCTGCCTGGCTGCGACAACTCCGCCATGGACGGGTGGGCCGTGCGCGCCGAGGAGACCCGGGGCGCCAACCGCGACCGCCCCGCGCGCCTGCGCATCGTCGACACCGTCTACGCCGGCCACCTCCCGCGCCGCGCCCTCCAGCCCGGCGAGGCCGCGCGCGTCTTCACCGGCGCCCCCCTCTCCCCCGGCGCCGACGCCGTCGTCCGCCAGGAGGCCGCGCGCCCCACTGACGACGGCACCCACGTGGACCTCTTCGTCTCCGTCGACCCCGGCCATGACCTGCGCCGCGCTGGCGAAGAGGTGATGCCCGGCACGCCGCTGTTCCCCGCAGGCCAGCGCGTGGACGCCACCGTGCTCGGCGTGCTCGCGTCGCTGGGCGAAGCCACCGCGCTCGTGCGCCCCGCGCCGCGCGTCGCGGTCATCGCCACCGGGGATGAGCTCGTTCCCCCTGGCCAGCCCGCGGCCCCCCACCAGGTCTTCGAGAGCAACCGCCTCCTCGTGGCCGCCCTGGCCCGCGAGGCCGGCGCGGACATCACCCAGCTGGCCCGCTCGCGCGACGACGAGGCGGAGCTGCACGCGCGGCTGGAGCAGCTGGCGCCCCAGGTCGACGTGCTCATCACCACCGGCGGCGCGTCCGTGGGCGACAAGGACTGCGTGAAGCGCGTCCTCACCCGCATGGGCGCGCGCTTCCTCGTGGACGGCGTCGCGCTCAAGCCCGGCAAGCCCGTGGCCGTGGCCCGCCTGGGCTCCACCGCCGTCGTCGTGCTGCCCGGCAACCCCGGCGCCGCCACCGTCGCCTTCGACCAGTTCGCGCGGCCCCTCCTCTTCAAGCACCAGGGCGTCATCGAACAGCGCCGCGTCACCCGCGCCCGCCTCTCCGAACCCCGCCACAAGCAGGCCGGCCTCACCTACCTGGTCACCGTCGCGGCGCTCGAGACGCGCGAGGACGGCGCCGAACCGTGGGCCCGCCTGCGTCCCCAGGGCGCCGGACAGATTCTCCAGAACGTGGCGGCCCGGGGCTGGGCCGTGCTCCCCGCCGGCCGCGCCGACTTCGCCCAGGGCGACTCCGTGGACGTGCAGCACTTCGACTCGCCGGACTTCCACGCCGTGGAGGCCGCGTGA